One part of the Spirochaetota bacterium genome encodes these proteins:
- the rpmA gene encoding 50S ribosomal protein L27 has protein sequence MASKKAGGSAKNGRDSESKRLGVKKFGGEAVIAGNIILRQRGTKYHAGVSVGRGGDDTLFALVDGVVLFTSRRGKTVVNVATV, from the coding sequence ATGGCATCAAAAAAAGCTGGTGGATCTGCCAAGAATGGTCGCGATAGTGAATCAAAGAGACTTGGTGTTAAAAAATTTGGTGGCGAAGCAGTAATTGCTGGAAACATCATTTTACGTCAACGTGGAACAAAATACCATGCAGGGGTATCTGTAGGTAGAGGTGGAGATGATACATTATTTGCTCTTGTAGATGGTGTTGTACTTTTCACTTCTCGAAGAGGTAAAACTGTTGTAAATGTAGCGACAGTTTAA
- a CDS encoding ribosomal-processing cysteine protease Prp → MIVLTLNEFENYYYVKAVGHSGNKNRSIICASVSILLETWRLTEIALEKQSIISSDGSLEATISKTTISQILFVQLCIGLTAIHKQYPSDISLNIGG, encoded by the coding sequence ATGATTGTTCTTACTCTTAATGAGTTTGAAAATTATTATTATGTGAAAGCTGTTGGACATAGTGGAAATAAAAATAGAAGTATTATTTGTGCAAGTGTTTCAATATTATTAGAGACTTGGCGTTTAACGGAAATAGCTTTAGAAAAACAATCTATTATTTCTAGTGATGGTTCGTTAGAAGCAACGATTTCCAAAACAACTATATCTCAAATATTATTTGTACAATTGTGTATAGGATTAACAGCTATACACAAACAATACCCTAGTGATATTTCACTCAATATCGGAGGATAA
- the rplU gene encoding 50S ribosomal protein L21: MYAMVEIGGQTHKAEKGSEFLVNLMKEEKGSIVDFNNVIMLSDNGNTEIGSPYLSASVKVEIVEPEVKGKKLTVFKYKNKTNYHVKTGHRQKYTLIKIIDISK, translated from the coding sequence ATGTACGCAATGGTAGAAATTGGTGGACAAACCCACAAAGCTGAAAAAGGTTCAGAGTTTCTCGTTAATCTTATGAAAGAAGAAAAAGGATCAATTGTTGATTTTAATAATGTTATTATGCTTTCAGATAATGGTAACACAGAAATTGGATCACCTTATCTTTCTGCATCAGTAAAAGTAGAAATAGTTGAACCTGAAGTAAAAGGCAAAAAATTAACTGTTTTTAAATATAAAAACAAAACTAATTATCATGTAAAAACAGGGCATAGACAAAAATATACCCTTATCAAAATTATTGATATTTCAAAATAA
- a CDS encoding YifB family Mg chelatase-like AAA ATPase, giving the protein MIRVFSGAFVGLNSLSIEIEIDIRSKLKSFEIVGLPSTAVKESNKRVEAAIVNSGFHFPGKQIVVNLAPAGVRKIGTLFDLPIALGILANESDMQIPNDTFIIGELSLDGGLRSATGVLLLAGHALDNGFKTFICPKVNVQEAALIKGLQIIAVENLAEAFGVLNGTREIPEIPKTTHSPFLKKYECFSDVKGQESAKRALEIAASGGHNILMLGPPGTGKTMLARRLPGIFPLMTIKESLETSKIHSIVGTLEENTLVQQRVFRAPHHTASDVSIVGGGRFPKPGEISLAHNGILFLDEMQEFSSAVIQVLRQPLEEKKITISRAEGAVDFPANFMLVGAMNPSRKTQRDITEAWSPEDLKRLIQKFSYPFLDRIDMHIQVGPVPYDKLDKKHKGESSEQIKERVSLARQIQAERFKNHNINVNADLTPKLLEQFCEPTQVAKDILKMAMNKLNLSLRSYDKIIKCSRTIADLSGDEQINEIHISEALQYRALDRILSNQ; this is encoded by the coding sequence ATGATAAGAGTTTTTTCTGGGGCATTTGTGGGACTTAATAGTCTCTCTATAGAAATAGAAATTGATATTAGATCAAAATTAAAAAGTTTTGAAATTGTAGGTCTTCCTAGCACAGCCGTTAAAGAATCCAACAAAAGAGTAGAAGCAGCTATTGTGAATTCAGGCTTTCACTTTCCAGGCAAGCAAATTGTGGTTAATCTTGCTCCTGCTGGCGTAAGAAAAATAGGAACTTTATTTGATCTTCCTATTGCCTTGGGAATATTAGCTAATGAATCCGATATGCAAATACCAAATGATACTTTCATCATTGGTGAACTTTCTTTGGATGGAGGACTAAGGTCAGCCACAGGAGTGCTCCTACTTGCAGGACATGCTTTAGATAATGGCTTCAAAACTTTTATCTGTCCAAAGGTTAATGTTCAGGAAGCAGCTCTTATCAAAGGTCTACAGATAATCGCTGTTGAAAATTTAGCAGAAGCGTTTGGGGTGCTCAATGGAACAAGAGAGATACCTGAAATTCCTAAAACTACTCACTCCCCTTTTCTTAAAAAATATGAATGCTTTAGTGATGTTAAAGGACAAGAAAGTGCCAAAAGAGCCTTAGAAATAGCTGCTTCTGGGGGACATAATATTCTAATGTTAGGCCCTCCTGGTACTGGCAAAACAATGTTGGCTCGTCGTTTGCCTGGTATTTTCCCTCTCATGACAATAAAAGAATCTCTTGAAACTTCTAAAATACATAGTATTGTAGGAACTTTAGAAGAGAATACTCTCGTCCAACAACGAGTCTTTCGTGCACCACACCATACTGCTTCTGATGTTTCTATTGTAGGTGGTGGTAGATTTCCCAAACCTGGTGAAATAAGTTTGGCTCATAATGGTATACTATTTTTAGATGAAATGCAGGAATTCAGTAGTGCTGTCATACAAGTCTTGAGACAACCTTTAGAAGAGAAAAAAATTACTATTTCTCGTGCCGAAGGTGCTGTAGATTTTCCTGCTAATTTTATGCTCGTGGGAGCAATGAATCCTTCTCGTAAAACACAAAGAGATATCACAGAAGCTTGGAGTCCAGAAGATCTCAAACGATTAATTCAGAAATTTTCTTATCCTTTTCTAGATAGAATCGATATGCATATACAAGTAGGACCTGTCCCTTATGATAAATTAGACAAAAAACACAAAGGTGAATCTTCAGAACAAATTAAAGAAAGAGTTTCTCTTGCTAGGCAAATTCAAGCAGAAAGATTCAAAAATCATAATATTAATGTGAATGCTGACTTAACTCCTAAGTTATTAGAACAATTTTGTGAGCCAACACAAGTAGCCAAAGATATTCTAAAAATGGCAATGAATAAATTAAATTTATCACTAAGATCTTACGATAAAATTATTAAATGTTCCCGTACTATCGCTGATCTAAGTGGTGATGAACAAATAAATGAAATACATATTAGCGAAGCATTACAATACAGAGCTTTGGATAGAATTTTATCTAATCAATAA
- a CDS encoding acylneuraminate cytidylyltransferase family protein: MKNIAFIPLRGGSVSIPLKNIKLLNGRPLAYYALDAATACKLIDTVVVATDSDEIAKVIREYPSDKIMVVGRSEEVSTNISPTIDVVLEVSQQIKYTNLILIQATSPLISVDDITKGILLLEQGYDSVVSVVRQHRFIWDEDTKKPINYTIPNKPRRQDWQGILVENGAFYINTRDNILKDKFYLSGKIGLYEMSADTYVEIDEEHDWLIIEQILKSKNK, from the coding sequence ATGAAAAATATAGCATTTATTCCTCTGAGAGGAGGAAGCGTATCAATACCTCTAAAAAATATAAAATTATTAAATGGAAGACCCTTGGCTTATTATGCTTTGGATGCAGCAACAGCGTGTAAATTGATAGATACCGTGGTTGTTGCAACAGATTCTGATGAGATAGCAAAAGTTATTAGAGAATATCCTTCTGATAAGATCATGGTGGTAGGACGCTCTGAAGAGGTGTCTACTAATATATCTCCTACCATAGATGTAGTATTAGAAGTTTCTCAACAAATAAAATATACTAATCTTATTTTGATACAAGCTACCTCACCATTAATTTCTGTAGACGATATTACAAAAGGAATACTATTACTTGAGCAAGGTTATGATTCTGTTGTTTCTGTAGTAAGACAACATCGTTTTATATGGGATGAAGATACAAAAAAACCGATTAATTATACTATACCGAATAAGCCTCGTCGTCAAGACTGGCAAGGAATTCTAGTAGAAAATGGAGCTTTTTATATTAATACAAGAGATAATATTTTGAAAGATAAATTTTATCTCTCAGGAAAAATAGGATTGTATGAGATGTCAGCAGATACTTATGTTGAAATTGACGAAGAGCATGATTGGCTGATTATAGAGCAGATATTAAAGAGCAAAAATAAATAA
- the topA gene encoding type I DNA topoisomerase: MATVSKVKKTTSVTKKPTKKPTKLTKLIIVESPSKATTLKKYLGSGYTIKASAGHVIDLPKSTLGIDTETFDPRYIVMRDRSKVMKELMDAVKNASEILLASDPDREGEAIASHLKNYFEEKALPKLKREIPIKRIRFSEITKDAILKAVSEPTEIAEALVNAQQGRRVIDRLFGYGLSPLLWKKVKGKLSAGRVQSTTLRIITEREKEIEVFIPQEYWMLSANLIAGKSKFQSTLNKVGQKRIVSPNELENKDKQHVIISKKEMDILLKEIKGKDFIVKDVKKIPSQTKVSAPFITSTLQQGANNILGWAAAKTMRTAQELYEGIDLGSSRTGLITYMRTDSTRISPIAAQEAKTYILEQFGEKYIPSSPNFFSNKKNSQDAHEAIRPAIIAHHPDTIKSYLSTDQYKLYNLIWRKFIASQMVSVERSVTALSLEVGHCLFTVSGSIIIFDGFQKVWNVGVDKKESKLPPSVEKGQIIKCSSLEEEQKSTQAPPRYTEATLVKTMEELGIGRPSTYAPTMMTLTKRYYVKKSGKTLVPTDLGKAVNKLLIENFNELISASFTATMEEKLDAVEEQTLAWKSVVKEFYVPFNKTVVEAFEKVDSIKGAFDEKTDEVCEKCGRAMLKKLGKYGYFLACSGWPECVNAQPIPFGLCPKCLVGKVVEKRGGRRGAFYACTNYPECDFLTNAKPSGKACPNDKTPLFFQAGKNKLIECMHTACGYTEEYSEE; this comes from the coding sequence ATGGCTACTGTTTCTAAAGTAAAAAAAACTACCAGTGTTACAAAAAAACCTACTAAAAAACCTACTAAATTAACAAAACTAATTATTGTCGAATCTCCTTCCAAAGCAACAACACTAAAAAAATATTTAGGTTCTGGCTACACTATTAAAGCGTCTGCAGGACATGTGATTGATCTACCAAAATCTACTTTAGGGATAGATACAGAAACTTTTGATCCTCGTTATATTGTCATGCGTGATCGTAGTAAAGTAATGAAAGAATTAATGGACGCTGTAAAAAATGCTAGTGAAATATTATTAGCTTCTGACCCTGATCGTGAAGGGGAAGCTATCGCGAGTCATTTGAAAAATTATTTTGAAGAAAAAGCATTACCAAAATTAAAAAGAGAAATTCCTATCAAAAGAATTCGTTTTAGTGAGATTACAAAAGATGCTATTCTAAAAGCTGTATCAGAACCTACAGAGATCGCAGAAGCTTTGGTGAATGCGCAACAAGGTCGTAGAGTTATTGATAGATTGTTTGGCTATGGGCTTAGTCCTTTGCTTTGGAAAAAGGTCAAAGGCAAACTTTCAGCCGGTCGTGTTCAATCTACAACGCTAAGAATTATTACAGAAAGAGAAAAAGAAATAGAAGTTTTTATTCCTCAAGAATATTGGATGTTATCTGCAAATTTAATAGCGGGTAAATCAAAATTTCAATCTACTTTGAATAAAGTAGGTCAAAAAAGAATTGTATCTCCTAATGAATTAGAAAACAAAGACAAACAGCATGTGATCATATCTAAAAAAGAAATGGACATTTTATTAAAAGAGATCAAGGGAAAAGACTTTATTGTCAAAGATGTAAAAAAAATACCTTCTCAAACTAAAGTGTCTGCTCCATTTATCACTAGTACACTGCAACAGGGTGCCAATAATATATTAGGTTGGGCCGCAGCAAAGACAATGCGTACCGCTCAAGAATTATATGAAGGGATAGATTTGGGAAGTAGTAGAACAGGTTTGATTACTTATATGCGTACAGATTCTACTCGTATTTCACCTATTGCAGCACAAGAAGCGAAAACTTACATTCTAGAACAATTTGGTGAAAAATATATTCCAAGCTCACCCAATTTTTTTTCTAATAAAAAAAATTCACAAGATGCCCATGAAGCGATTCGTCCTGCTATAATAGCACATCATCCTGATACTATTAAAAGTTATTTGTCAACAGATCAATATAAACTTTATAATTTGATTTGGAGAAAATTTATAGCTTCTCAAATGGTTTCTGTTGAAAGATCTGTTACTGCATTAAGTTTGGAAGTCGGACATTGTTTGTTCACTGTCTCTGGTTCTATTATTATTTTTGATGGATTTCAAAAAGTATGGAATGTAGGAGTAGATAAAAAAGAATCTAAACTACCACCCAGTGTAGAAAAAGGACAAATAATCAAATGTTCTTCCTTAGAGGAAGAGCAAAAATCTACTCAAGCTCCTCCTCGCTATACAGAGGCTACTCTTGTAAAAACCATGGAAGAGTTAGGTATAGGAAGACCATCTACTTATGCTCCAACAATGATGACATTAACAAAGCGTTATTATGTAAAAAAATCTGGTAAAACATTAGTACCAACAGATCTTGGCAAAGCAGTAAACAAACTATTAATTGAAAATTTCAATGAATTAATCAGTGCTTCTTTTACGGCAACAATGGAAGAAAAATTAGATGCCGTTGAAGAACAAACATTAGCTTGGAAGAGCGTAGTAAAAGAATTTTATGTTCCATTTAACAAAACAGTGGTGGAAGCTTTTGAAAAAGTTGATTCTATTAAAGGTGCTTTTGACGAAAAAACAGATGAAGTTTGTGAAAAATGTGGACGAGCTATGTTAAAAAAATTAGGCAAATATGGATACTTTTTGGCTTGTTCTGGTTGGCCAGAATGTGTTAATGCACAACCTATCCCTTTTGGATTATGTCCAAAATGTCTTGTTGGAAAAGTTGTAGAAAAAAGAGGTGGTCGTCGTGGAGCCTTTTATGCTTGTACGAATTACCCTGAATGTGATTTTTTAACAAACGCAAAACCATCAGGAAAGGCGTGTCCTAATGATAAAACACCTTTGTTCTTCCAAGCAGGAAAAAACAAATTAATAGAATGTATGCATACAGCATGTGGTTATACAGAAGAATATAGTGAAGAATAA
- the groL gene encoding chaperonin GroEL (60 kDa chaperone family; promotes refolding of misfolded polypeptides especially under stressful conditions; forms two stacked rings of heptamers to form a barrel-shaped 14mer; ends can be capped by GroES; misfolded proteins enter the barrel where they are refolded when GroES binds), giving the protein MAKDLLFSGEAHQKMLSGVEKLARAVGTTLGPRGRNVVIDKKYGAPHITKDGVTVAKEIELEDAFENMGAQLVREVATKTNDVAGDGTTTATVLAHAIIKEGFKNVTAGSNPTLIKRGMDKALQVLVKEIKKIAKEVKTSEEIKSVATISGNNDPEIGALIAEAMEKVGKDGVITVEDSKAMETFVEVVEGMQFDRGYLSPYMSTNAERMIAELEDPYILLCDKKISSLKDIMGLLETVLKQGKPLVIIAEDIDGEALATLIVNKLRGTLNAVAVKAPAFGDRRKAMLEDIAILTGGQVISEEKGMSLEHATPDMLGRAKKVIVGKENTIIIDGAGAKDAIKGRVAQIDVTIADSTSDYDIEKLNERKAKLAGGVANIKVGAATEVELKEKKDRVQDALSATKAAVDEGIVPGGGVALLQVQKSLDSLKGDNAEEQVGINIVIKSLEAPMKRIAENSGVDGSVIVMKARDAKAGEGYNALTDEWVDMLKSGIVDPAKVTRTALQNAISIAGMLLTTEVMITDLPSAQADAPMGGGGMGGGMGMPGMM; this is encoded by the coding sequence ATGGCAAAAGATTTACTTTTTTCTGGTGAAGCACATCAAAAAATGCTTTCTGGAGTAGAAAAATTAGCAAGAGCTGTAGGTACAACTTTAGGTCCAAGAGGACGAAATGTTGTTATTGATAAAAAATATGGTGCTCCTCATATCACTAAAGATGGTGTTACTGTTGCTAAAGAAATTGAATTAGAAGATGCTTTTGAAAATATGGGTGCTCAACTTGTACGAGAAGTTGCAACAAAAACTAATGATGTTGCTGGTGATGGTACTACTACTGCTACTGTTTTGGCTCATGCTATTATTAAAGAAGGCTTCAAAAATGTCACAGCTGGTTCAAATCCTACCTTAATAAAAAGAGGTATGGACAAAGCTTTACAAGTACTTGTGAAAGAAATTAAAAAGATTGCTAAAGAAGTAAAAACTTCTGAAGAAATTAAAAGTGTTGCTACAATTTCTGGGAATAATGATCCTGAAATCGGAGCATTAATCGCTGAAGCAATGGAAAAAGTCGGAAAAGATGGAGTGATCACTGTTGAAGATTCCAAAGCTATGGAAACATTTGTTGAAGTAGTTGAAGGGATGCAATTTGATCGTGGATATCTTTCTCCCTATATGTCTACTAATGCAGAACGCATGATTGCTGAATTAGAAGATCCATATATTCTTCTTTGTGATAAAAAAATATCTTCTCTTAAAGATATTATGGGATTATTAGAAACTGTTCTAAAACAAGGAAAACCTTTAGTAATTATTGCTGAAGATATTGATGGAGAAGCATTAGCAACTCTTATCGTAAACAAACTTCGTGGTACTTTAAATGCAGTAGCAGTTAAAGCTCCTGCTTTCGGTGATAGAAGAAAAGCTATGTTAGAAGATATTGCTATCCTAACTGGTGGACAAGTAATCAGCGAAGAAAAAGGTATGTCTCTTGAACATGCTACTCCTGACATGTTAGGTAGAGCTAAAAAAGTTATCGTTGGAAAAGAAAATACTATTATTATCGATGGTGCTGGTGCAAAAGATGCAATCAAAGGTCGTGTAGCACAAATAGATGTTACTATTGCTGACAGTACTTCTGACTATGATATAGAAAAATTAAACGAAAGAAAAGCAAAACTTGCTGGTGGTGTAGCTAATATTAAAGTAGGGGCAGCAACAGAAGTTGAACTAAAAGAGAAAAAAGATCGTGTACAAGACGCACTTTCTGCAACAAAAGCTGCTGTAGACGAAGGTATAGTTCCTGGAGGTGGTGTTGCATTACTTCAAGTTCAAAAATCATTAGATTCTCTAAAAGGAGATAATGCAGAAGAACAAGTTGGTATTAACATCGTAATCAAATCTCTTGAAGCTCCTATGAAAAGAATTGCAGAAAATTCAGGTGTTGATGGGTCTGTTATCGTTATGAAAGCTCGTGATGCAAAAGCTGGAGAAGGGTATAATGCACTTACTGATGAATGGGTAGATATGCTCAAATCTGGTATTGTAGACCCTGCTAAAGTTACTCGTACTGCTCTTCAAAATGCAATTTCTATTGCAGGAATGCTCCTCACTACAGAAGTTATGATTACAGACCTTCCATCTGCTCAAGCTGACGCTCCTATGGGTGGCGGTGGAATGGGCGGTGGTATGGGAATGCCAGGAATGATGTAA
- the dnaN gene encoding DNA polymerase III subunit beta, with the protein MKFSVNKDEFLKALTISDSIIYPRTPLSILLNIYLEVHNDGQVIIQSYNGDHGVKVEATARVEEAGKISLLSKKLLEIIRNIPSDVICIEQKQGELEVVIYPEGKKTPIFRLNGVSADTYPTFNEFNWDSYIKLNQGTLRELISSTEFAVSTDQSQIAFTGTFITESSDGILSFVTTDGKRLAVISKSIEEKEGVVPTDIIVPQRILKTISDSLGQGEVLFAVHNGQAYFKVNSTYVFTNLVEGKFPNYRDVIPAQSTSTLTVDASALIACLQQVAVMSDNESGRVKLDVEGNQLVITGVIVQGDVTASIEISEMTEGQNVVSIAVNHKALTEFLRNIQGKKVLISINSAGSPILLKPAGENDYEYITMPMKNN; encoded by the coding sequence ATGAAATTTAGTGTAAACAAAGATGAATTTTTAAAAGCTTTGACAATATCAGATTCAATTATATACCCTAGAACTCCACTAAGTATTTTATTAAATATTTATCTTGAAGTACATAATGATGGGCAAGTTATTATTCAAAGTTATAATGGTGATCATGGGGTCAAAGTAGAAGCTACAGCTAGGGTAGAAGAAGCTGGAAAAATAAGCTTATTATCTAAAAAACTATTAGAAATTATACGAAATATTCCTAGTGATGTTATTTGTATAGAACAAAAACAAGGTGAATTAGAAGTAGTGATTTATCCTGAAGGTAAAAAAACACCTATCTTTCGTTTGAATGGAGTATCAGCAGATACTTACCCTACTTTTAACGAATTTAACTGGGATAGTTATATTAAACTTAATCAAGGAACATTGAGGGAACTGATTTCATCTACAGAATTTGCCGTATCTACAGATCAATCTCAGATTGCTTTTACGGGAACATTCATTACAGAAAGTTCTGATGGCATTTTGTCTTTTGTTACTACAGATGGCAAAAGATTAGCTGTTATTTCCAAATCGATAGAAGAAAAAGAAGGAGTAGTACCAACCGATATTATTGTACCACAACGAATTCTAAAAACTATCAGTGATTCTTTGGGTCAAGGTGAAGTATTATTTGCAGTACATAATGGTCAGGCTTATTTCAAAGTTAATAGTACTTATGTGTTTACAAATCTTGTTGAGGGAAAATTTCCAAATTATAGAGATGTTATTCCAGCACAAAGTACATCAACACTAACAGTAGATGCAAGTGCTTTAATCGCCTGTTTACAGCAAGTTGCTGTTATGTCTGATAATGAATCTGGGCGTGTGAAATTAGATGTTGAAGGTAATCAATTAGTAATTACTGGTGTTATTGTTCAGGGTGATGTTACTGCTTCTATTGAAATAAGTGAGATGACTGAAGGTCAAAATGTAGTCTCAATTGCCGTGAACCACAAAGCATTGACAGAATTTTTACGAAATATTCAAGGTAAAAAAGTTCTTATATCAATTAATTCTGCAGGTAGCCCTATTTTGCTAAAGCCTGCAGGAGAGAATGACTATGAATATATTACCATGCCTATGAAGAATAACTAA
- a CDS encoding CBS domain-containing protein, translating into MESDSSRCNKEEFVALLSIFEAEDVLTPISMTQLISIEDSYEEIIEIISKSPQYCYPVYKDGIDNILGILYIHDLLINKSEPFDLHSLLHYPIFISENKSLLELLQEFRQKNTSFAIVVDEHGAVRGVVTSTEILNSFFDNNTSEVSLHNFVKIQGNDYLINARCSLDEFNKKFNRELICEDCDSLGGFVIEQFTYVPQLGEVITIDDIVITISKTEGAKLQELTVTFKTK; encoded by the coding sequence ATGGAAAGTGATAGTAGTAGGTGTAACAAAGAAGAATTTGTTGCACTATTATCGATATTTGAAGCAGAAGATGTTTTAACGCCGATTTCAATGACTCAGTTAATCAGTATAGAAGATAGTTATGAGGAAATTATAGAGATAATTTCCAAATCCCCTCAATATTGTTATCCCGTTTATAAAGATGGAATAGATAATATTTTGGGAATTCTTTATATTCATGATCTACTAATTAACAAATCAGAGCCATTTGATTTGCATTCTCTCTTACATTATCCTATATTTATATCAGAGAACAAAAGCTTGTTAGAATTATTACAAGAATTTAGACAAAAAAATACTAGTTTTGCTATTGTTGTCGATGAACATGGTGCTGTTCGAGGTGTTGTTACTAGTACAGAAATTCTAAATAGTTTTTTTGATAATAATACTTCTGAAGTATCTTTGCACAATTTTGTCAAAATTCAAGGAAATGATTATCTTATTAATGCACGATGTTCTTTGGATGAATTTAATAAAAAATTCAATCGAGAACTTATTTGTGAAGATTGTGATAGTTTAGGTGGATTTGTTATAGAACAATTCACTTATGTGCCTCAATTAGGAGAAGTAATAACAATAGATGATATTGTTATTACCATTTCAAAAACAGAAGGTGCAAAACTTCAAGAATTAACGGTCACTTTTAAGACAAAATAG
- the surE gene encoding 5'/3'-nucleotidase SurE — protein MKILFINDDGYDAIGIQTLYKEFTNHYDSYMCAPLTHKSAFSHAINYYDHLELKKLTGNIKGFALDGTPADCARASLHGLFEEKFDLVLSGINYGVNAAQDIFYSGTVAAAREATFHGVMAIAISLHIYDTEGHIITDDIKKIFSYTANITKRIVDKLPRELLQYKESLININFPDVIPAKGIKVTTLGLHSYITQLDHSSKDNKDYVKINTVDKSVSTGVGTDVYHLNEGYIVVTALHKGISYDDILQSKLGFVEQISVDL, from the coding sequence ATGAAAATTTTATTTATTAATGATGATGGATATGATGCAATAGGAATTCAAACATTATACAAAGAATTTACTAATCATTATGATTCTTACATGTGTGCTCCTCTTACTCATAAAAGTGCGTTTAGTCATGCTATTAATTATTATGACCACTTAGAATTGAAAAAACTTACTGGAAATATTAAAGGATTTGCTCTTGATGGTACTCCAGCAGATTGTGCTAGAGCATCTTTACATGGATTATTTGAAGAAAAATTTGATCTTGTTTTATCAGGTATTAATTATGGTGTTAATGCAGCTCAAGATATTTTTTATTCAGGAACAGTTGCAGCAGCTCGTGAAGCTACTTTTCATGGAGTAATGGCTATAGCAATTTCTCTCCATATCTATGATACAGAAGGACATATTATTACGGATGATATTAAAAAAATTTTTTCTTATACAGCAAATATTACCAAGAGAATTGTTGATAAATTACCAAGAGAATTACTTCAATACAAAGAATCTCTTATTAATATTAATTTTCCAGATGTAATACCAGCTAAAGGAATCAAAGTCACTACATTAGGATTACATAGTTATATAACACAATTAGATCATTCTTCTAAAGATAACAAAGATTATGTAAAGATTAATACTGTTGACAAGAGTGTAAGTACTGGTGTTGGGACAGATGTATATCATTTAAATGAAGGCTATATCGTTGTTACAGCCCTTCATAAAGGTATTTCATACGATGATATTTTACAATCTAAACTTGGTTTTGTTGAACAAATATCTGTAGATCTTTAG